A genomic stretch from Xiphophorus maculatus strain JP 163 A chromosome 16, X_maculatus-5.0-male, whole genome shotgun sequence includes:
- the wbp11 gene encoding WW domain-binding protein 11 — translation MGRRSTSSTKSGKFMNPTDQARKEARKRELKKNKKQRMMVRAAVLKMKDPRQIIRDMEKLDEMEFNPVQQPLLNEKVLRDKRKKLRETFERIIHLYERENPETYKELRKLELEYETKRGQLALYFDSVKNAESVEVDSIPLPDMPHAPSNIHIQDIPLPRAQPPSILKKTSAFGKPATGLASVPSLPRLPPGKKPPGPPPGPPPPQVLALYGIPSRQIYGADADPSIPGLERDSAGDLGRDRDSGSDSDRDDADDDSDSEEDSEEDGDEGADGDRDEDRSERHAGRSVRFADLAADESRDGKRKKKRVVKKTKAITPLQAMMLRMAGQSIPEEEEEEEVEEEYTDESDGSDTEDRGPPGDPQPHVMPNQRLLPPPGALGQQGPPPLQGPPMTGPPPLGPPPAPPMRPPGPPSGPPPAPPPGAPPFLRPPGMPGGIRGPMPRLLPPGPPPGRPPGPPPGPPPSLPPGPPPRGPPPRLPPPGPPGIPPPPPRAGGPPRPMAPPLSMFPPPLNSNVLSAPPSIVPRQKGSGQDGPQSSMPPPPAMPMRPGVMQMPPPPGTAGSHHHTATIEKRANITSAAAVGAAGAGGATISAKPQIINPKAEVTRFVPTALRVRRDTSGPMRGPSMGSLEKAGGVAAGRRGDDGMGGQWQKQQVVAPMGLANPSQVGSVPQPSMKTKDQVYEAFMREMEGLL, via the exons ATGGGGCGACgttccacctcctccaccaagAGTGGGAAGTTTATGAATCCCACTGACCAGGCCA GAAAGGAGGCCAGGAAAAGGGAGTTAAAAAAG AACAAGAAGCAGAGGATGATGGTGAGAGCAGCTGTGCTGAAGATGAAAGATCCCAGACAAATCATCAGAGACATGGAAAAGCTGGATGAGATGG agttcAACCCCGTTCAGCAGCCCTTGCTGAACGAGAAGGTGCTGAGGGACAAGCGGAAGAAGTTACGGGAGACGTTTGAACGCATCATCCATCTGTACGAGAGGGAGAACCCTGAAACCTACAAGGAGCTGCGCAAACTGGAGCTGGAGTACGAGACCAAGCGAGGGCAGCTGGCTCTTTACTTTGACTCGGTCAAG AACGCAGAGTCAGTGGAAGTGGACAGCATCCCTCTACCCGACATGCCTCACGCCCCGTCCAACATCCACATCCAGGACATCCCGTTACCGAGGGCTCAGCCTCCGTCCATCCTCAAGAAGACCTCGGCTTTTGG CAAACCGGCGACCGGACTGGCGTCAGTCCCCAGTCTCCCTCGATTACCCCCTGGGAAGAAACCACCCGGGCCCCCACCGGGGCCCCCGCCGCCGCAGGTTCTGGCGCTGTACGGCATCCCGTCTCGACAAATCTATGGCGCCGACGCAG ACCCGTCCATCCCGGGGCTGGAGCGGGACTCCGCCGGGGATCTGGGGCGGGACCGGGACAGCGGGAGTGACAGCGACAGGGACGACGCGGACGACGACAGCGACTCGGAGGAGGACAGCGAGGAAGACGGAGACGAAGGGGCGGACGGCGACCGTGACGAGGACAGGAGCGAGAGACACGCCG GTCGCAGCGTGCGTTTTGCAGACCTCGCAGCCGACGAGTCCCGGGAtggaaagaggaagaagaagcgAGTGGTGAAGAAGACGAAGGCCATCACTCCCCTGCAGGCCATGATGTTAAGGATGGCAG GTCAGTCCAttcctgaggaagaggaggaagaggaagtagagGAGGAATACACGGACGAGTCGGACGGCTCCGACACTGAAGACCGGGGCCCGCCGGGGGACCCCCAGCCCCACGTCATGCCCAACCAGCGCCTGCTCCCTCCTCCTGGGGCACTGGGGCAGCAGGGACCTCCCCCCTTGCAGGGCCCACCAATGACCGGGCCCCCTCCTCTAGGACCTCCGCCGGCTCCTCCAATGAGACCCCCCGGTCCGCCCTCTGGCCCGCCCCCTGCGCCACCTCCAG GCGCCCCTCCGTTCTTGAGGCCTCCTGGGATGCCTGGAGGGATCCGGGGTCCAATGCCTCGTCTCCTGCCCCCTGGCCCCCCACCCGGCCGACCGCCCGGCCCTCCTCCGGGCCCCCCGCCCAGTCTCCCTCCAGGCCCTCCGCCGCGTGGACCACCTCCCAGACTACCACCCCCAGGACCACCAG GtatcccccctcctcctccgAGAGCCGGAGGCCCCCCTCGCCCCATGGCGCCCCCCCTCTCCATGTTTCCTCCGCCTCTCAACTCCAACGTGCTCAGTGCCCCTCCCAGCATCGTGCCGAGGCAGAAGGGCTCCGGCCAGGACGGCCCACAGAGCAGCATGCCGCCGCCGCCGGCCATGCCCATGCGGCCCGGCGTCATGCAGATGCCGCCTCCGCCCGGCACGGCCGGCAGCCACCACCACACGGCCACCATCGAGAAAAGAGCCAACATCACCTCGGCGGCGGCCGTAGGGGCGGCGGGCGCAGGGGGCGCCACCATCTCGGCCAAGCCTCAAATCATCAACCCCAAGGCGGAGGTCACCCGCTTCGTGCCGACGGCGCTGCGGGTGCGTAGGGACACAAGTGGGCCGATGCGGGGGCCATCGATGGGGTCCCTGGAGAAAGCTGGCGGGGTTGCGGCAGGACGGAGGGGAGACGACGGGATGGGAGGACAGTGGCAGAAACAGCAGGTGGTTGCTCCTATGGGGTTGGCCAACCCGTCACAAGTGGGGTCTGTTCCTCAGCCCAGCATGAAGACTAAAGACCAGGTTTATGAAGCGTTCATGAGAGAAATGGAGGGACTGCTGTAA
- the LOC102233098 gene encoding serotonin N-acetyltransferase-like, with product MMSVVGAQPFIKPMQTSPSVSPGIQRRHTLPASEVRPLNTQDAISVFEIEREAFISVSGECPLHLDEVRHFLTLCPELSMGWFEEGRLVAFIIGSLWDQDRLTSDALTLHKPCGSTVHIHILAVHRTFRQQGKGPILMWRYLQYLRCLPNVRRAVLMCEDFLIPFYRKSGFKVLGRCAITVANLTFTEMWYPISGHAYMRRNSEAIRFPQHPLTLPLAKTDEQVDL from the exons ATGATGTCTGTTGTGGGCGCCCAGCCTTTCATCAAGCCAATGCAGACTTCACCTTCAGTTTCGCCCGGTATCCAGCGGAGACACACGCTGCCAGCCAGCGAGGTGCGGCCGCTCAACACGCAGGACGCGATCAGCGTGTTTGAAATCGAGAGGGAGG CGTTCATCTCGGTGTCTGGGGAGTGCCCGCTGCACCTGGATGAAGTGCGTCATTTCCTCACGTTGTGTCCGGAGCTGTCGATGGGCTGGTTCGAAGAGGGCCGCCTGGTGGCGTTCATCATCGGATCTCTGTGGGACCAGGACAGGCTCACCTCA gaTGCGCTGACCCTCCACAAGCCCTGCGGCTCCACCGTCCACATCCACATCTTGGCGGTTCATCGCACCTTCAGGCAGCAGGGCAAAGGCCCCATTCTGATGTGGCGCTACCTGCAGTACCTGCGCTGCCTGCCCAACGTGCGCCGAGCTGTGCTGATGTGCGAGGACTTCCTCATCCCCTTCTATCGCAAGTCGGGCTTCAAGGTCCTGGGCCGCTGCGCCATCACCGTGGCCAACCTCACCTTCACCGAGATGTGGTACCCGATCAGCGGCCATGCATACATGCGCCGTAACAGCGAGGCCATCCGGTTCCCCCAGCATCCGCTGACTCTTCCTCTGGCAAAGACTGATGAGCAAGTCGATTTATGA
- the LOC102234648 gene encoding envoplakin-like, with protein MSKKTENVSRISKKDATDLSVVIKRMQTNADQVEKNILRAEELLAADQEGQRKGKKLLHQRENSANLGQVEKLLKDLFLDVGKAKKLKHPQISEIDSDVRNLHDRWVKGCATYRDLYDQGQELKQKIDWGPVLQEKLDQILGEEYGPNLYDVEKQIAEHNILHQEIEAYGSQLQPSSTVSPEDYNAFKEKYAQVLESSRLRRKHLASLYEYMQSCTKELVYLSGQQERIINRDWSDRMVDPSGVRTEYEKFKLNGLMAHEEEVNKLQVEGTELVQTNHPGSQTINTMTDRVQLEWQSFLNLCIAQEMHLENVDNYKKFQLDSDTLAESLKKLTSTLDPKSLANKSNPEILLALEGEEPSVKRNEQRVEALRELSGSVAPLKLRRTQPTKPTTAVSLCDWADENGAVERGQAMILRSNSDNKYWELQDSQGKTTSLPGACFEIPPPDPEALETLKSLDGKLADLKRRRSALMDSLKTPTVEVIRPKQAAVVNSAPEDPRVAELNSDIDKINKALARNEKEILNRLRTPLDSRAPMQDLDKRQQENEKSALAVRKLESDKSAVQREVDPILAKKPLGPTAAMLPLNLSAADNKIHNINTLIDLYNKKATASMFLEKQLEKTDVTVSWFEQQLAKDGVILDQPDVLQNRTKKLESTLKDVVSKKEELKKLGKDLDLTKQACSPLQQRLSEYCPDIRRQESQVQLLKNRYANVRNQLQERVALLKQASNKNQEFNSVAKSLDFFLLNLPDNAVKPTDGVGEILAKENSQKKVVEDIEKKSGDLQRLKDLSKDLQGILNEYEIKSKTYCGTLNDGDDVDNELYENGKENTYEATAPKKRLTSTLAQDVQRTEKDLLNRFAEISAENNQQLSQLGTAKNLTAMNEEKVSQVAVSQQLQLQSQQKSVEVADGLKKELEEEVNRRSHAENNLETYRKRFLSLKQRRGVERLEEKEVVQYYRDPKLEADLKSLKNRIQDEEFSRSRIQSEIELLNEKIVTMELQLTKVEPKLVTKVLTEYERDPKLDKEAAEIRDEMERIRTELQTRDTETVHVKSELTLLSQLKQKIREKIVKKEVVRLEKDPEMLKAVLTFQGDIAEEELRCRSLNDIIFSTRSQINTLERVIPSIEPKIVTKVVKQVQQAPELIDESHKIRMALEEEKDENVILKKDLTTLQFRFSELELLKPKVEVKEIVNEIYRVDPDTEVELVRLKKALQDLRQNRSDLENKIDSVTATLTTLRSQKPKVEYKEVTQEVIKEEKSPEVVRELQRLNNQVSRLQVNYDTTLELLTRLRKERDELKSEKSKVETKLLTKEVIKYENDPLLEKEADRLRRDVREEIHSRRSVEECLFELQNQYITLERQKPEEKIVTTEVIRLQKDPKQIVEHDKLNRSLDDEMKARRKLELEVRQLRALIEEKERDLAKMDNRQKKIQTESELRQIKTRILELENSPPPVEEKIIIEEVLKVERDPKLDKLTDGIRSDMEKESNNINRLEREIRNLRLKLEILQKEKSIEKVVYREVVRVEKDPAVEAERDHLREIVAHERNLRRNQEDSLQSINSQINHIKTSRSVTSQEETALITGRDALQREKEDLLRQLKALESERQTTSITFQQQSRLISERNQMARQRSLKSSSEVQRLEKEILNEKDKIHQRETLIAELQNGITSEDHSESHTRETNLSTRITILDPDTGNDLSPYDAYVKGVIDRNHYLQLCQLECDWEEITSTTPDGDITILQDRKSGKQYSVKDALKDGRLTEYDVSRYKEGKMSISEFAFLVTGEKSKPYIPPVTPKSPSRPISSSPLNSMSSPLKSSYSSLNTLQSSRNSLNNLTAATGDDYFPISGIFDTTTESRMSVRSALTRRLIDPDTALRLLEAQSASGGIVDLGKKDKLSVHKAVENNLIDSGHKYKLLNAQKAFTGVQDPVTKERLAVGQAEQKGYMPKEDAKRYMEAQYLTGGLVDPNKAGRLTIEEALAENLIDTTMANELKDEALHSKELVDPITKEKISYKQAMDRCKRDVTTGLLLLPAASTNATNAPSYSKYRF; from the exons ATGTCGAAGAAAACCGAAAACGTCTCTAGGATTAGCAA GAAGGACGCGACTGATCTCTCAGTGGTGATAAAGCGCATGCAGACCAATGCAGACCAAGTGGAGAAGAACATCCTGCGGGCCGAGGAGCTGCTGGCGGCG GACCAAGAGGGGCAGAGGAAGGGCAAGAAGCTCCTTCACCAGCGGGAGAACTCGGCGAACCTGGGGCAGGTCGAGAAGCTCCTCAAGGACTTGTTCCTGGACGTGGGCAAAGCCAAGAAGCTGAAGCACCCGCAGATCTCCGAGATAGACAGCGA TGTGAGAAACCTGCATGACCGCTGGGTCAAGGGCTGCGCCACCTACCGGGACCTGTACGACCAGGGGCAAGAGCTGAAGCAGAAGATTGACTGGGGCCCCGTTCTTCAAGAAAAACTG GACCAGATATTGGGAGAGGAGTACGGCCCCAACCTGTACGACGTAGAGAAGCAGATCGCGGAGCACAACATCCTGCACCAAGAGATTGAAGCCTACGGCAGCCAGCTGCAGCCCAGCTCCACTGTTTCCCCG GAGGATTACAATGCCTTCAAAGAGAAATACGCCCAGGTTTTG GAGAGCTCCAGGCTCAGGCGCAAACACCTGGCCTCTCTGTATGAGTACATGCAGAGCTGCACCAAGGAGCTGGTCTACCTCTCCGGTCAGCAGGAGAGGATCATCAACAGAGACTGGAGCGATCGCATGGTCGACCCGTCAGGAGTCCGCACGGAGTACGAG AAATTCAAACTGAACGGACTGATGGCGCATGAGGAGGAGGTCAACAAGCTCCAGGTGGAAGGAACCGAACTCGTTCAGACGAACCACCCCGGCAGCCAGACAATAAAT ACCATGACAGACAGAGTACAGCTGGAGTGGCAGTCCTTCCTCAACCTGTGCATAGCGCAGGAAATGCACCTGGAGAACGTCGACAACTACAAGAAG TTCCAGCTGGACTCAGACACGCTGGCCGAGTCTCTGAAGAAGCTCACTTCCACCTTGGATCCAAAGTCCCTGGCCAACAAGAGCAACCCGGAGATCCTGCTGGCACTGGAG GGAGAAGAACCATCGGTGAAACGGAACGAGCAGCGGGTGGAGGCCCTCAGGGAGCTCAGCGGCAGCGTTGCCCCTCTGAAGCTGCGCCGGACCCAGCCCACCAAGCCCACCACCGCGGTGTCGCTGTGCGACTGGGCGGACGAAAAC GGGGCAGTGGAGCGCGGGCAGGCGATGATCCTGAGGTCCAACTCGGACAATAAGTACTGGGAGCTTCAGGACAGCCAGGGCAAGACCACCAGCCTCCCTGGGGCCTGTTTTGAAATCCCACCACCTGATCCAGAGGCTCTGGAGACTTTGAAAAG CCTCGACGGTAAGCTGGCAGACCTGAAGAGACGCAGGTCCGCGTTGATGGACTCCCTGAAAACCCCCACGGTGGAGGTGATCCGTCCCAAGCAGGCCG CTGTTGTCAACAGTGCGCCTGAGGATCCGAGAGTCGCAGAGCTCAACAGCGACATAGATAAGATCAACAAGGCCCTGGCGAGGAACGAAAAAGAAATCCTGAACAGACTGAGGACCCCACTGGATTCCCGCGCCCCCATGCAGGACTTGGACAAAAGGCAGCAGGAGAACGAG AAATCTGCTCTGGCAGTCCGAAAGCTGGAGTCCGACAAGTCTGCTGTCCAAAGGGAGGTGGACCCGATTCTGGCAAAGAAACCTCTGGGACCGACGGCCGCCATGCTGCCGCTCAACCTCAGCGCCGCCGACAACAAGATCCACAACATCAACACGCTTATTGATCTCTATAACAAAAA AGCAACCGCCTCCATGTTCCTGGAGAAGCAGCTGGAAAAGACCGATGTCACCGTTTCCTGGTTTGAGCAGCAACTAGCTAAAGACGGAGTCATCCTCGATCAGCCGGATGTCCTTCAGAACCGCACCAAGAAGCTGGAG AGCACGCTCAAGGACGTCGTCTCGAAGAAAGAAGAGCTGAAGAAGCTGGGCAAAGATCTGGACCTGACCAAGCAGGCGTGCAGCCCCCTGCAGCAAAGGTTGAGCGAGTACTGCCCCGATATCCGCCGCCAGGAGAGTCAGGTGCAGCTCCTGAAGAACCGCTACGCAAACGTCAGGAATCAGCTCCAGGAGAG GGTGGCTCTTCTTAAACAAGCATCCAACAAAAATCAAGAGTTTAATAGCGTTGCTAAGTCGCTGGACTTTTTCTTGCTCAATTTGCCCGACAACGCGGTGAAACCTACTGATGGTGTGGGAGAGATACTGGCTAAGGAGAATTCCCAAAAG aaagtTGTGGAGGACATTGAGAAGAAGTCCGGGGATTTACAGCGACTCAAGGATCTGTCCAAAGATCTGCAGggcattttaaat GAATatgaaataaagtcaaaaacGTATTGTGGAACTCTGAATGACGGTGATGACGTCGACAATGAGCTATATGAGAACGGCAAAGAGAACACTTACGAGGCAACGGCTCCAAAGAAACGTCTAACATCAACTCTGGCTCAAGACGTGCAAAGAACG GAGAAAGACCTGCTGAACCGCTTCGCTGAGATCTCAGCTGAAAACAACCAGCAGCTCAGTCAGTTGGGGACAGCAAAGAACCTCACTGCAATG AACGAAGAAAAAGTGAGTCAGGTGGCAGTcagtcagcagctgcagcttcagagCCAGCAGAAGAGCGTGGAGGTAGCTGATGGTCTGAAGAAAGAATTGGAGGAAGAAGTCAACAGGCGTTCACATGCCGAGAATAACCTTGAAACCTACCGGAAGAGGTTTTTGTCTCTGAAGCAAAGGAGAGGAGTGGAGAGGTTGGAGGAGAAAGAGGTGGTGCAGTATTACCGTGACCCAAAACTGGAAGCGGATCTCAAGTCACTGAAGAATCGCATTCAGGATGAAGAATTCAGTAGATCAAGAATCCAGTCCGAGATAGAACTGCTCAATGAGAAGATTGTCACAATGGAACTGCAACTGACCAAAGTGGAACCTAAACTTGTGACTAAGGTGCTCACCGAATATGAGAGAGACCCCAAACTTGACAAAGAGGCAGCTGAGATCAGAGATGAGATGGAGAGGATCCGGACAGAGCTTCAGACGAGAGATACTGAAACCGTCCATGTGAAATCTGAGCTCACACTCCTCTCccagctgaaacaaaaaatcaggGAGAAGATTGTGAAAAAGGAAGTGGTGAGATTAGAGAAAGACCCAGAGATGCTGAAAGCTGTTCTAACGTTCCAGGGTGACATTGCAGAGGAGGAACTGCGCTGCAGGTCTCTCAATGATATCATTTTCAGCACCAGGTCCCAGATTAACACGCTGGAGAGGGTCATTCCATCCATTGAACCCAAGATTGTCACCAAAGTCGTGAAACAAGTGCAGCAAGCTCCCGAACTGATAGACGAGTCACATAAAATTAGAATGGCTTTGGAAGAAGAGAAGGACGAGAATGTCATCCTGAAAAAGGACCTCACCACCCTTCAGTTTCGCTTTAGCGAACTGGAGTTGCTCAAGCCCAAAGTGGAAGTCAAAGAGATTGTCAATGAGATCTACAGAGTAGATCCTGACACCGAGGTCGAGCTGGTGCGTCTGAAGAAGGCACTGCAGGATTTGAGACAGAACCGTTCAGACCTTGAGAACAAGATTGATTCAGTGACAGCAACCCTGACTACCCTACGCAGCCAGAAACCCAAAGTGGAGTACAAGGAGGTGACCCAGGAGGTGATCAAGGAAGAGAAGAGCCCAGAGGTCGTGAGGGAATTGCAAAGACTCAATAACCAAGTCTCCCGACTGCAAGTCAACTATGACACCACCTTGGAACTGCTAACACGCCTACGAAAGGAAAGAGATGaactgaaatctgaaaaatccAAAGTGGAGACAAAGCTTCTGACAAAAGAGGTCATCAAGTATGAGAATGACCCTCTTCTGGAGAAGGAGGCTGATAGACTTCGACGAGATGTACGAGAGGAGATCCACAGTCGCCGAAGTGTGGAGGAATGTCTCTTTGAGCTACAGAACCAATACATTACCCTTGAAAGACAGAAGCCAGAGGAAAAGATTGTCACCACGGAGGTTATTCGCCTTCAGAAAGATCCCAAGCAGATTGTGGAGCATGACAAGTTGAACCGGAGCTTAGACGATGAAATGAAGGCACGCAGAAAACTCGAACTAGAGGTCAGACAGCTGAGAGCGCtgattgaagaaaaagaaagagacttGGCCAAGATGGACAACCGCCAGAAGAAGATCCAAACCGAGTCTGAACTCAGGCAGATCAAGACTCGCATTCTTGAACTGGAGAATTCTCCACCACCCGTTGAAGAGAAGATCATCATTGAGGAAGTCCTAAAGGTGGAGAGGGACCCCAAGTTGGATAAACTCACTGATGGTATTCGTTCTGACATGGAGAAGGAAAGCAACAACATCAACCGTCTTGAGAGAGAAATTCGGAACCTCAGACTGAAGTTGGAGATTCTGCAGAAGGAGAAGTCCATTGAGAAGGTTGTTTACAGAGAAGTCGTTCGAGTAGAGAAAGACCCAGCAGTTGAAGCGGAGAGGGACCACCTCAGAGAGATCGTAGCCCATGAGAGGAATCTAAGACGAAATCAAGAAGACAGCCTCCAGAGCATAAACAGTCAAATAAACCATATAAAGACATCAAGGTCTGTGACTTCTCAGGAGGAGACAGCTCTCATTACTGGTAGGGATGCTctgcaaagagagaaggaaGATCTCCTCAGACAGCTTAAGGCACTGGAGTCTGAAAGACAAACCACCAGCATTACCTTCCAACAACAGTCCAGGTTGATAAGCGAGAGGAACCAGATGGCACGCCAGAGAAGTCTTAAATCTTCCTCCGAGGTCCAGCGGCTGGAGAAAGAGATCCTGAATGAGAAAGATAAAATACACCAGAGGGAGACCCTCATCGCTGAGCTCCAGAATGGCATAACATCAGAGGACCATTCAGAAAGTCACACCAGAGAGACAAACCTCTCAACAAGGATCACCATCTTGGATCCAGACACCGGCAACGACCTGTCTCCCTATGACGCCTATGTAAAAGGAGTAATTGATAGAAACCACTACCTCCAACTGTGTCAACTGGAGTGCGATTGGGAGGAAATCACATCAACCACCCCTGATGGAGATATAACGATTCTGCAAGATCGAAAAAGTGGGAAGCAATACTCTGTCAAGGATGCACTGAAGGACGGCCGTCTGACTGAGTACGACGTGAGCCGCTACAAGGAGGGTAAGATGTCTATCTCTGAGTTTGCCTTCCTTGTTACAGGAGAGAAGTCAAAACCTTACATTCCTCCAGTAACACCAAAATCCCCAAGCAGGCCTATCTCATCTTCCCCACTGAACTCCATGTCTTCGCCCTTGAAGTCTTCTTACAGCAGCCTGAACACTCTGCAAAGCAGCAGGAACAGCTTAAACAACCTCACTGCTGCCACGGGGGATGATTATTTCCCAATCTCTGGCATATTTGACACCACTACCGAAAGCCGCATGTCTGTGAGAAGCGCTCTCACCCGCAGACTCATCGATCCAGACACCGCCTTGAGGCTGTTGGAGGCACAGTCAGCCTCCGGCGGGATTGTCGATCTGGGTAAAAAGGACAAATTATCTGTCCACAAGGCAGTCGAGAACAACCTAATCGACTCAGGCCACAAGTACAAGCTACTGAACGCCCAGAAAGCCTTCACTGGAGTCCAGGACCCTGTGACCAAAGAGCGTCTGGCAGTGGGTCAGGCAGAACAGAAAGGTTACATGCCCAAAGAGGACGCCAAGAGGTACATGGAGGCCCAGTACCTCACCGGTGGGTTGGTGGACCCCAATAAGGCAGGACGCCTAACCATTGAAGAAGCACTTGCAGAAAATCTGATTGACACCACGATGGCTAATGAGCTGAAAGACGAGGCTTTGCACTCCAAAGAGCTGGTAGACCCCATAACCAAGGAGAAGATCTCGTACAAGCAGGCTATGGATCGCTGCAAGAGAGACGTAACCACTGGgctcctgctgcttcctgcGGCCTCAACAAATGCTACAAATGCTCCATCCTACTCCAAGTACCGCTTTTAG